A portion of the Glandiceps talaboti chromosome 13, keGlaTala1.1, whole genome shotgun sequence genome contains these proteins:
- the LOC144444885 gene encoding solute carrier organic anion transporter family member 4C1-like yields MTEGETTVVDGVSGESINKQSTDQNGANKDTFEMDVEESSTCGWFNIRPQWMQRFSTAGWLAAAISSLMFVQGLMINGFVVINLSTIETRFGISSTMTGFLFSAYDLTVVVLILFVSYFGATRNKAKMLGIGAVIMGCGSLLWTIPHFTTGRYQYDAGYGEEETLCRRGQNVTESGQCEEEWQNLAYYWWVFLFAQILFGIGASPIYTVGYAYVDENVGNRTSAWYTGVLATFSVLGPCVGFVLGAVFLGIYTDVLYADEVTITPSDPSWVGAWWIGFLLGWILAWSVALPVAAFPHVLPGTQEIQHKRTSQAHHNENAEMLDTRAGFGEGWKDMWPATKILMTNPTFILVCILKTLLMFLVGGFTPFMPKFLENQFGLTSSAAGLLLGATSIPGAAGGTLFGGWIIKRFNLQVKGSLKFCLGVTIATLCLMPCFMMRCPEQQVAGVIAPYDPLLPNTVDPVNLTHACNIDCQCAGSGTFNPVCGSDDLVYFDACYAGCQNTPDDGQTYYDCSCIDTDGNDDSPEAVIGKCTVNCWQLPVFAILFFIIMLLAFTLMAPNTIISLRCVPDSQRAYGLGISSIIWRVFGSVPGPIVVGAIIDSSCVLWQEVCDERGSCWIYDNFAFGLKFVIIGLSLYLLAIIVTIATILVYKPPPTDENGVIDKNNKGTETAIKGTPSQTMEEEANLATINRGVSSASLLGYKNIDPDQVNLELTEIPKMN; encoded by the exons ATGACAGAGGGTGAAACTACTGTAGTAGACGGAGTAAGTGGCGAGAGTATAAACAAGCAGTCAACAGATCAAAATGGTGCTAACAAAGACACGTTTGAGATGGATGTCGAGGAATCGTCGACTTGTGGATGGTTTAACATACGCCCTCAATGGATGCAACGATTCAGTACTGCCGGCTGGCTAGCAGCTGCCATCAGTTCTTTAATGTTCGTACAGGGTCTTATGATCAATGGTTTTGTAGTTATCAACTTGTCAACCATTGAAACTCGGTTTGGTATATCCAGTACCATGACTGGTTTTCTATTCAGTGCCTACGACTTGACCGTTGTCGTTCTTATTTTATTCGTCTCATACTTTGGTGCGACGAGAAATAAGGCCAAGATGTTGGGTATCGGGGCTGTGATCATGGGATGTGGCTCCCTACTATGGACCATACCTCATTTTACTACAGGTCGGTATCAATATGATGCAGGTTATGGAGAGGAGGAAACTTTATGTCGTAGAGGGCAGAATGTCACTGAATCAGGGCAATGCGAAGAAGAGTGGCAGAATCTGGCATACTACTGGTGGGTGTTTTTATTCGCACAGATCTTATTTGGAATAGGTGCATCTCCAATCTACACAGTTGGCTATGCCTATGTCGATGAGAATGTGGGTAATAGAACGTCTGCTTGGTACACAG GTGTACTTGCAACATTTTCGGTTCTTGGTCCGTGTGTTGGCTTTGTACTTGGTGCTGTGTTTCTAGGAATCTATACCGATGTTCTCTATGCAGACGA GGTAACTATCACACCAAGTGACCCTTCCTGGGTTGGTGCCTGGTGGATTGGATTTTTGCTTGGTTGGATACTTGCCTGGTCGGTAGCATTGCCAGTCGCAGCATTTCCACACGTTTTACCTG GTACACAAGAAATACAACACAAGCGTACCTCACAGGcccatcacaatgaaaatgcTGAAATGTTGGATACCCGGGCTGGTTTTGGAGAAGGCTGGAAGGATATGTGGCCTGCTACAAAGATATTGATGACAAACCCAACCTTTATACTAGTTTGTATACTTAAAACTCTGCTAATGTTCCTTGTTGGAGGATTTACGCCGTTTATGCCAAAGTTTCTGGAAAACCAATTTGGTCTTACGTCATCAGCTGCAGGACTACTGCTCG GTGCCACGTCAATACCTGGTGCTGCTGGTGGTACTTTATTTGGAGGTTGGATTATCAAGAGGTTTAATCTCCAAGTGAAGGGATCGTTGAAGTTCTGTTTAGGtgtcaccatagcaacactGTGTTTGATGCCATGTTTTATGATGCGTTGTCCTGAGCAACAAGTTGCTGGTGTTATCGCTCCATATGACCCACTCTT ACCAAATACAGTTGATCCAGTTAATTTGACGCATGCGTGCAACATTGACTGTCAATGCGCAGGTTCGGGGACTTTCAATCCAGTCTGTGGTTCAGACGATTTAGTCTACTTTGATGCATGCTATGCTGGTTGTCAAAATACCCCGGATGATGGGCAG ACTTATTACGACTGTAGTTGTATTGATACAGATGGTAATGACGATTCACCAGAAGCTGTCATCGGTAAATGCACAGTTAATTGTTGGCAGCTTCCTGTATtcgccattttgtttttcattattATGCTACTTGCGTTTACATTGATGGCTCCAAACACAATTATAAGCCTCAG GTGCGTTCCTGATTCTCAAAGGGCATACGGTCTGGGCATATCTTCAATTATCTGGAGAGTATTCG GCAGTGTTCCCGGTCCCATCGTAGTGGGCGCCATCATTGATAGCTCTTGTGTTCTGTGGCAGGAAGTCTGTGATGAGCGAGGCAGTTGTTGGATCTATGACAACTTCGCTTTTGGACTGAAATTCGTCATCATTGGATTATCACTTTATTTGTTGGCAATTATTGTCACCATAGCTACCATTCTTGTATACAAACCTCCTCCCACTGATGAGAATGGAGTGATCGACAAGAATAATAAGGGGACAGAAACTGCCATTAAAGGAACTCCATCACAAACAATGGAAGAAGAGGCAAATTTAGCGACAATTAATCGCGGAGTGAGCTCCGCATCACTTCTTGGATATAAAAATATCGATCCCGATCAAGTTAATCTTGAATTAACAGAAATACCGAAAATGAACTAA
- the LOC144444580 gene encoding nucleolar transcription factor 1-like isoform X1, translated as MAEFIGDREHLLPSGVKRKKAKHQLDNMSAAHGKKRKSATSHDEAVNGLKVESGVAAKKLKIDEWSTDQRLSLLQKVTTQLPADDSNAYRSRLSKVDWEKVKFERFGSDECQEQFTALLTNVRKQRTLKELCDDAEQLIRKPDLRAKKSHPDMPKKPLTPYFRYYMDKRQKIVEENPEMKATEISQLVAQQYKNLNEKKKGKYIKKYEDEMKEYHKQHDKFLQDHPEYATPTSREKKSTDPVRRPYTPLQAYLNAKRDHLRKTNAQLDKKQAEDQLKAQWKNQTDKKKLPYIKASLDDCKRYMRELADYQRTHPEYEPRPLKSILTKEELKIKDRALGKPDKPPGSGYSLFCSILMQNDLSHIPSQERMAECSKRWKTMTQQEKDSYQVKCNQAKQLYTVKYDEYLENLPEEERESIKQEQRSKQSKSHVNDKGSGNLGKGSPYPDRPKKPISAVFIYCNEKREKFQKSNPSMSNTEVTRNLVQKYNQMPDKKKEKYKKKEAEFKAEYEQQMQQFVKEHPEYLKEATAQKKKNQGKRLAQPSPKTAQELWIESKTEEYIQKHRVTIDKAREALKSQWDKLDKSDKIYWEKLAAKLKKQHDKQTEMDQKILSQEPKKPPANGYALYSQEMLQSDELKHLTSKSRIQEIGRRWKMMPDQEKKKFKLRRDKMFKKFEDVKAKFLQNLSTEEKARYEELTARKVNRRKKPVKKVEQEEEEEEEENSGSESDSESESGSEEESGSESESESEEESGSSSGSEAESEPVVAVKPKAPAPVQRATVQVKKEESESESESGSEESSSEEESESEEEEPKQTITKSKPQAKAVAAPKKRQTKQAESSSESESESESESESDSDSESSSESESSSGEE; from the exons ATGGCGGAGTTCATAGGGGACCGTGAACACCTCCTGCCTAGCGGAGTAAAACGGAAAAAAGCCAAGCATCAGCTCGACAACATGTCCGCAGCACACG GTAAAAAGCGTAAGTCAGCAACAAGCCATGATGAAGCTGTCAATGGCTTAAAGGTAGAGTCAGGTGTTGCAGCAAAGAAACTGAAAATAG ATGAATGGAGTACAGATCAAAGACTGTCATTGTTGCAGAAAGTGACAACACAATTACCTGCAGATGACAGCAATGCCTACAGAAGTAGACTCTCTAAGGTGGACTGGGAAAAAGTCAAGTTTGAAAGATTTGGTAGTGATGAATGTCAGGAACAGTTCACAGCACTTCTAACTAAT GTAAGAAAACAGAGAACCTTGAAAGAGTTGTGTGATGATGCAGAACAACTGATAAGAAAACCAGACTTAAGAGCCAAAAAG AGTCATCCCGACATGCCTAAAAAACCATTGACACCCTATTTCCGGTACTATATGGACAAGAGACAGAAAATCGTGGAAGAAAACCCTGAGATGAAAGCAACAGAGATTAGTCAACTTGTAGCACAGCAATataaaaatttaaatgaaaagaaaaag GGAAAATACATCAAGAAGTATGAGGATGAAATGAAAGAATATCACAAACAACATGACAAATTTCT GCAAGATCACCCTGAATATGCGACTCCAACAAGccgagaaaaaaaatcaacagaTCCAGTAAGAAGACCATACACACCACTACAAGCATACCTTAATGCAAAGAGGGACCATTTAAGGAAGACCAATGCACAG CTTGATAAGAAGCAAGCAGAAGACCAGTTGAAAGCGCAATGGAAGAACCAGACAGATAAGAAAAAACTACCTTACATTAAGGCTTCTCTGGATGACTGTAAGCGATACATG AGAGAGCTTGCTGATTATCAGCGCACACATCCAGAGTATGAACCCAGACCACTGAAGTCTATACTTACTAAGGAAGAACTAAAAATAAAAGACAGAGCCTTAGGCAAACCCGATAAACCACCAGG GAGTGGCTACAGTTTATTCTGCAGTATTCTAATGCAGAATGATCTATCCCATATACCTAGTCAGGAGAGGATGGCAGAGTGTAGTAAAAGATGGAAAACTATGACACAACAAGAGAAGGACTCCTACCAAGTCAAATGTAACCAG GCCAAACAACTCTATACTGTAAAATATGATGAATATTTAGAG AATCTTCCAGAAGAAGAGCGAGAGAGTATAAAGCAGGAACAACGCTCAAAACAGTCTAAATCACATGTCAATGATAAAGGTTCAGGCAATCTAGGCAAAGGTTCTCCG TACCCTGACAGACCAAAGAAACCCATCAGTGCAGTGTTCATTTACTGTAACGAAAAACGAGAGAAATTCCAAAAATCTAATCCAAGCATGTCAAACACAGAAGTTACAAGAAACTTGGTGCAAAAATATAATCAAATGCCAGACAAGAAAAAG GAAAAATACAAGAAGAAAGAAGCAGAGTTTAAGGCAGAATACGAACAACAAATGCAGCAATTTGT GAAGGAACATCCTGAATATTTGAAAGAGGCAACAGCTCAAAAGAAGAAGAATCAAGGGAAAAGGCTAGCACAGCCTTCTCCCAAAACTGCCCAAGAGCTCTGGATTGAGAGTAAAACTGAGGAATACATTCAGAAACACAGA GTCACAATTGACAAGGCTAGAGAAGCTCTGAAATCACAGTGGGATAAACTTGACAAATCAGACAAGATCTATTGGGAAAAACTAGCTGCCAAGCTGAAGAAACAACACGAT aaacagacagaaatGGACCAGAAAATACTTAGTCAAGAACCCAAGAAACCACCAGC aaatggTTATGCATTGTATAGTCAGGAAATGCTACAAAGTGATGAACTGAAGCATTTAACCAGTAAGTCCAGAATCCAGGAAATTGGAAGACGATGGAAAATGATGCCGGATCAAGAGAAGAAGAAGTTTAAGCTGAGAAGAGATAAAATGTTCAAGAAATTTGAAGACGTCAAAGCCAAGTTTCTTCAA AATCTTTCGACGGAGGAGAAAGCGAGGTATGAAGAACTTACAGCACGGAAAGTAAACCGAAGGAAGAAACCTGTTAAGAAAGTAGAACAA gaggaggaagaggaggaggaggaaaaCTCTGGATCAGAGAGCGATTCTGAATCAGAGAGTGGATCAGAGGAAGAGTCAGGAAGTGAATCTGAAAGTGAATCTGAAGAAGAATCTGGAAGTAGTAGTGGATCTGAAGCAGAATCTGAACCTGTTGTTGCAGTGAAACCGAAAGCACCAGCACCAGTGCAAAGGGCAACAGTGCAGGTTAAGAAAGAAGAAAGTGAGAGTGAATCTGAATCTGGGAGTGAAGAGTCATCATCAGAAGAGGAATCTGAATCCGAGGAAGAAGAACCCAAGCAGACAATAACAAAATCTAAGCCACAGGCAAAAGCTGTGGCAGCACCCaagaaaagacaaacaaaacaagcaGAGAGTTCTagtgaatctgaatctgaaagtgaatctgaatctgaaagTGACTCTGACAGTGAATCAAGTTCTGAGTCAGAATCTTCCTCTGGTGAAGAATAA
- the LOC144444580 gene encoding nucleolar transcription factor 1-like isoform X2, giving the protein MAEFIGDREHLLPSGVKRKKAKHQLDNMSAAHGKKRKSATSHDEAVNGLKVESGVAAKKLKIDEWSTDQRLSLLQKVTTQLPADDSNAYRSRLSKVDWEKVKFERFGSDECQEQFTALLTNVRKQRTLKELCDDAEQLIRKPDLRAKKGKYIKKYEDEMKEYHKQHDKFLQDHPEYATPTSREKKSTDPVRRPYTPLQAYLNAKRDHLRKTNAQLDKKQAEDQLKAQWKNQTDKKKLPYIKASLDDCKRYMRELADYQRTHPEYEPRPLKSILTKEELKIKDRALGKPDKPPGSGYSLFCSILMQNDLSHIPSQERMAECSKRWKTMTQQEKDSYQVKCNQAKQLYTVKYDEYLENLPEEERESIKQEQRSKQSKSHVNDKGSGNLGKGSPYPDRPKKPISAVFIYCNEKREKFQKSNPSMSNTEVTRNLVQKYNQMPDKKKEKYKKKEAEFKAEYEQQMQQFVKEHPEYLKEATAQKKKNQGKRLAQPSPKTAQELWIESKTEEYIQKHRVTIDKAREALKSQWDKLDKSDKIYWEKLAAKLKKQHDKQTEMDQKILSQEPKKPPANGYALYSQEMLQSDELKHLTSKSRIQEIGRRWKMMPDQEKKKFKLRRDKMFKKFEDVKAKFLQNLSTEEKARYEELTARKVNRRKKPVKKVEQEEEEEEEENSGSESDSESESGSEEESGSESESESEEESGSSSGSEAESEPVVAVKPKAPAPVQRATVQVKKEESESESESGSEESSSEEESESEEEEPKQTITKSKPQAKAVAAPKKRQTKQAESSSESESESESESESDSDSESSSESESSSGEE; this is encoded by the exons ATGGCGGAGTTCATAGGGGACCGTGAACACCTCCTGCCTAGCGGAGTAAAACGGAAAAAAGCCAAGCATCAGCTCGACAACATGTCCGCAGCACACG GTAAAAAGCGTAAGTCAGCAACAAGCCATGATGAAGCTGTCAATGGCTTAAAGGTAGAGTCAGGTGTTGCAGCAAAGAAACTGAAAATAG ATGAATGGAGTACAGATCAAAGACTGTCATTGTTGCAGAAAGTGACAACACAATTACCTGCAGATGACAGCAATGCCTACAGAAGTAGACTCTCTAAGGTGGACTGGGAAAAAGTCAAGTTTGAAAGATTTGGTAGTGATGAATGTCAGGAACAGTTCACAGCACTTCTAACTAAT GTAAGAAAACAGAGAACCTTGAAAGAGTTGTGTGATGATGCAGAACAACTGATAAGAAAACCAGACTTAAGAGCCAAAAAG GGAAAATACATCAAGAAGTATGAGGATGAAATGAAAGAATATCACAAACAACATGACAAATTTCT GCAAGATCACCCTGAATATGCGACTCCAACAAGccgagaaaaaaaatcaacagaTCCAGTAAGAAGACCATACACACCACTACAAGCATACCTTAATGCAAAGAGGGACCATTTAAGGAAGACCAATGCACAG CTTGATAAGAAGCAAGCAGAAGACCAGTTGAAAGCGCAATGGAAGAACCAGACAGATAAGAAAAAACTACCTTACATTAAGGCTTCTCTGGATGACTGTAAGCGATACATG AGAGAGCTTGCTGATTATCAGCGCACACATCCAGAGTATGAACCCAGACCACTGAAGTCTATACTTACTAAGGAAGAACTAAAAATAAAAGACAGAGCCTTAGGCAAACCCGATAAACCACCAGG GAGTGGCTACAGTTTATTCTGCAGTATTCTAATGCAGAATGATCTATCCCATATACCTAGTCAGGAGAGGATGGCAGAGTGTAGTAAAAGATGGAAAACTATGACACAACAAGAGAAGGACTCCTACCAAGTCAAATGTAACCAG GCCAAACAACTCTATACTGTAAAATATGATGAATATTTAGAG AATCTTCCAGAAGAAGAGCGAGAGAGTATAAAGCAGGAACAACGCTCAAAACAGTCTAAATCACATGTCAATGATAAAGGTTCAGGCAATCTAGGCAAAGGTTCTCCG TACCCTGACAGACCAAAGAAACCCATCAGTGCAGTGTTCATTTACTGTAACGAAAAACGAGAGAAATTCCAAAAATCTAATCCAAGCATGTCAAACACAGAAGTTACAAGAAACTTGGTGCAAAAATATAATCAAATGCCAGACAAGAAAAAG GAAAAATACAAGAAGAAAGAAGCAGAGTTTAAGGCAGAATACGAACAACAAATGCAGCAATTTGT GAAGGAACATCCTGAATATTTGAAAGAGGCAACAGCTCAAAAGAAGAAGAATCAAGGGAAAAGGCTAGCACAGCCTTCTCCCAAAACTGCCCAAGAGCTCTGGATTGAGAGTAAAACTGAGGAATACATTCAGAAACACAGA GTCACAATTGACAAGGCTAGAGAAGCTCTGAAATCACAGTGGGATAAACTTGACAAATCAGACAAGATCTATTGGGAAAAACTAGCTGCCAAGCTGAAGAAACAACACGAT aaacagacagaaatGGACCAGAAAATACTTAGTCAAGAACCCAAGAAACCACCAGC aaatggTTATGCATTGTATAGTCAGGAAATGCTACAAAGTGATGAACTGAAGCATTTAACCAGTAAGTCCAGAATCCAGGAAATTGGAAGACGATGGAAAATGATGCCGGATCAAGAGAAGAAGAAGTTTAAGCTGAGAAGAGATAAAATGTTCAAGAAATTTGAAGACGTCAAAGCCAAGTTTCTTCAA AATCTTTCGACGGAGGAGAAAGCGAGGTATGAAGAACTTACAGCACGGAAAGTAAACCGAAGGAAGAAACCTGTTAAGAAAGTAGAACAA gaggaggaagaggaggaggaggaaaaCTCTGGATCAGAGAGCGATTCTGAATCAGAGAGTGGATCAGAGGAAGAGTCAGGAAGTGAATCTGAAAGTGAATCTGAAGAAGAATCTGGAAGTAGTAGTGGATCTGAAGCAGAATCTGAACCTGTTGTTGCAGTGAAACCGAAAGCACCAGCACCAGTGCAAAGGGCAACAGTGCAGGTTAAGAAAGAAGAAAGTGAGAGTGAATCTGAATCTGGGAGTGAAGAGTCATCATCAGAAGAGGAATCTGAATCCGAGGAAGAAGAACCCAAGCAGACAATAACAAAATCTAAGCCACAGGCAAAAGCTGTGGCAGCACCCaagaaaagacaaacaaaacaagcaGAGAGTTCTagtgaatctgaatctgaaagtgaatctgaatctgaaagTGACTCTGACAGTGAATCAAGTTCTGAGTCAGAATCTTCCTCTGGTGAAGAATAA